One window of Globicephala melas chromosome 2, mGloMel1.2, whole genome shotgun sequence genomic DNA carries:
- the CHST14 gene encoding carbohydrate sulfotransferase 14, with the protein MFPRPLTPLAAPNGAEPLGRALRRAPLGRARAGLGGPPLLLPSMLMFAVIVASSGLLLMIERGILAEMKPLPLHPPNREDAVWRGTVPRPGRLSLDAGDSDLQVRQDVRNRTLRAVCGQPGMPRDPWDLPVGQRRTLLRHILVNDRYRFLYCYVPKVACSNWKRVLKVLAGVLDNVDVRLKMDHRSDLVFLADLRPDEIRYRLQHYFKFLFVRDPLERLLSAYRNKFGEIREYQQRYGAEIVRRYRAGAGPSPAGDDVTFPEFLRYLVDEDPERMNEHWMPVYHLCQPCAVHYDFVGSYERLEADANQVLEWVRAPPHVRFPARQAWYRPASPESLHYHLCSAPRALLQDVLPKYILDFSLFAYPLPNVTREACHK; encoded by the coding sequence ATGTTCCCCCGCCCGCTGACCCCGCTGGCGGCCCCAAATGGCGCCGAGCCCCTGGGCCGGGCGCTGAGGCGGGCCCCACTGGGCAGGGCCCGGGCCGGGCTGGGCGGGCCGCCCCTGCTGCTGCCGTCCATGCTGATGTTCGCGGTTATCGTGGCCTCCAGCGGGCTGCTGCTCATGATCGAGCGTGGCATCCTGGCCGAGATGAAGCCCCTTCCCCTGCACCCTCCCAACCGCGAGGACGCGGTCTGGCGTGGGACGGTCCCCAGGCCTGGGAGGCTGTCCCTGGATGCGGGGGACTCGGACTTACAGGTGAGGCAGGACGTCCGTAACCGGACCTTGCGAGCAGTGTGCGGACAACCAGGCATGCCCCGGGACCCCTGGGACTTGCCGGTGGGGCAGCGGCGCACCCTGCTGCGCCACATCCTCGTGAATGACCGCTACCGCTTCCTCTACTGCTACGTGCCCAAGGTGGCCTGCTCGAACTGGAAGCGGGTGCTGAAGGTGCTGGCGGGCGTCCTGGACAACGTGGACGTCCGCCTGAAGATGGACCACCGCAGCGACCTGGTGTTCCTGGCAGACCTAAGGCCTGATGAGATTCGCTACCGCCTGCAGCACTACTTCAAGTTCCTGTTTGTGCGGGACCCCTTGGAACGCCTTCTCTCTGCTTACCGCAACAAGTTTGGCGAGATCCGAGAGTACCAGCAGCGCTATGGGGCTGAGATAGTGAGGCGGTACAGGGCTGGAGCGGGGCCCAGCCCTGCGGGGGACGATGTCACCTTCCCCGAGTTCCTGAGATACCTGGTGGATGAGGACCCTGAGCGCATGAACGAGCATTGGATGCCCGTGTACCACCTGTGCCAGCCTTGTGCCGTGCACTACGACTTTGTGGGCTCCTATGAGAGACTGGAGGCAGATGCCAACCAGGTGCTGGAGTGGGTGCGGGCACCGCCCCATGTCCGATTCCCAGCTCGCCAGGCCTGGTACCGGCCGGCCAGCCCCGAAAGCCTGCACTACCACCTGTGCAGTGCCCCACGGGCCCTGCTGCAGGACGTGCTGCCTAAGTATATCCTGGActtttccctctttgcctacccACTGCCTAACGTCACCAGGGAGGCCTGTCATAAGTGA
- the BAHD1 gene encoding bromo adjacent homology domain-containing 1 protein isoform X1 produces MTHTRRKSLSMLSSGPTGRQEPLQMEGSSMEQGAEGVEPGPPESPGHLMGRRKNYPLRKRPLIPEKPKACKVLLTRLENVAGPRSADEADELPPDLPKPPSPAPSSEDTGLPQPRKRRLASLNAEALNNLLLEREETSSLMGTRRSRGGDPHRSRDRDRATGGWASSKKRPRLGDLGGSRDLSPEPAPDEGARRDGDPTPKRLASLNAAAFLKLSQERELPLRPPRAHPEADGHSTEPPALRAPRPKWAKVNGKNYPKARQGAGSGEAAGPPGWQGHPEEPWPSATPRGPSSQPPYQPLSEALESPLGLRPHLPLLMGGQAALKPEPGRPGEESPAPKQELHQPSFPAPQLSPLPMPGNPADYSGLCGGPELTALGSFYLYCSQAGLRCGGYPSCSVLPEDKLSPVAAANAGLLLAPSSVPATGTHFQHPPWGSRYCSSEDTGVNGYSICEMLPPSLTHIGTTCGGCPYKMPFAAEGCRSLGQLEFPLPEAGHPASPAHPLLGCPVPSVPPAAEPVPHLQTPTSEPQTVARACPQSAKPPSGSKSGLRTGSSCRHTARSKAARRPSHPKQPRVQRPRPRRRRRRRTNGWVPVGAACEKAVYVLDEPEPAIRKSYQAVERHGETIRVRDTVLLKSGPRKTSTPYVAKISALWENPESGELMMSLLWYYRPEHLQGGRSPSMHEPLQNEVFASRHQDQNSVACIEEKCYVLTFAEYCRFCAMAKRRGEGLPSRKTALVPPSADYSTPPHRTVPEDTDPELVFLCRHVYDFRHGRILKNPQ; encoded by the exons ATGACACACACTCGGAGGAAGTCTCTTTCCATGCTGAGTTCGGGCCCCACGGGCCGCCAGGAGCCCCTGCAGATGGAAGGCAGCAGTATGGAGCAGGGGGCAGAGGGTGTGGAGCCAGGTCCTCCTGAGAGCCCAGGGCACCTCATGGGGCGCCGCAAGAACTACCCACTGCGGAAGCGCCCGTTAATTCCCGAGAAGCCCAAGGCCTGCAAAGTGCTGCTGACCCGCCTGGAGAATGTGGCTGGTCCACGGAGCGCAGATGAGGCTGATGAGCTGCCCCCCGACCTGCCCAAGCCCCCTAGCCCGGCCCCATCCAGTGAGGACActggcctcccccagccccgcaaGCGGCGCCTGGCCTCCCTCAACGCTGAGGCCCTCAATAACCTGCTGCTGGAGCGGGAAGAGACCAGCAGCCTGATGGGCACCCGCCGCAGCCGAGGGGGAGACCCCCACCGCAGCCGGGACCGTGACCGGGCCACTGGAGGCTGGGCCTCCTCCAAGAAGCGGCCCCGGCTGGGGGACCTCGGAGGAAGTCGGGACCTGTCCCCAGAGCCAGCACCGGATGAAGGGGCCCGCCGAGATGGCGATCCAACTCCCAAGAGACTGGCCAGCCTGAATGCAGCTGCCTTCCTAAAGCTGAGCCAGGAGCGGGAGCTACCCCTGCGGCCGCCTCGTGCCCATCCAGAAGCAGACGGGCACTCCACTGAGCCACCAGCACTGAGGGCCCCGAGGCCAAAGTGGGCCAAGGTCAATGGCAAGAACTATCCCAAGGCCCGGCAGGGGGCTGGCTCTGGGGAGGCTGCAGGCCCACCCGGCTGGCAAGGACACCCCGAGGAGCCATGGCCATCTGCCACCCCTCGTGGGCCGTCCAGCCAGCCACCTTACCAGCCCCTGAGCGAGGCTCTAGAGAGCCCCTTGGGGCTGCGCCCTCACCTGCCCCTGCTGATGGGTGGGCAAGCAGCCTTGAAGCCGGAGCCCGGGCGCCCAGGCGAGGAGTCACCTGCCCCCAAGCAGGAACTGCACCAGCCCTCTTTCCCCGCACCCCAGCTCTCCCCGCTACCGATGCCTGGCAACCCCGCCGACTACAGTGGCCTGTGTGGTGGGCCTGAGCTCACCGCGCTAGGCAGCTTCTACCTGTACTGCAGCCAGGCCGGGCTGCGGTGTGGGGGCTACCCCTCCTGCTCCGTGCTCCCCGAGGACAAGCTGTCCCCAGTGGCTGCAGCTAACGCGGGGCTCCTCTTGGCCCCGAGCTCAGTGCCCGCCACGGGCACCCACTTCCAGCACCCTCCATGGGGTTCTCGCTACTGCTCCAGTGAGGATACTGGAGTGAATGGCTACAGCATCTGTGAAATGTTGCCCCCGTCTCTTACCCACATCGGCACTACCTGTGGCGGCTGCCCCTACAAAATGCCTTTTGCAGCAG AAGGCTGCAGGTCCCTGGGCCAGCTGGAATTTCCTCTCCCAGAAGCCGGCCACCCTGCCTCACCTGCCCACCCCCTCTTGGGATGCCCTGTGCCCAGCGTGCCACCTGCAGCAGAGCCTGTCCCCCATCTTCAGACACCCACCTCGGAGCCCCAGACGGTAGCTCGCGCGTGCCCTCAGAGCGCCAAGCCTCCTAGCGGCTCCAAGTCAGGTCTGCGCACGGGCTCTAGCTGTAGGCACACTGCGCGGAGCAAGGCTGCCCGCAGGCCCAGCCACCCCAAGCAGCCTCGCGTCCAGCGCCCACGcccacgccgccgccgccgccgccgcactAACGGCTGGGTGCCCGTTGGGGCTGCCTGTGAGAAAGCCGTCTATGTCTTG GATGAACCGGAACCAGCCATCCGAAAGAGCTACCAGGCGGTGGAGCGGCATGGAGAGACGATCCGAGTCCGGGACACTGTCCTGCTCAAGTCAGGCCCTCGAAAGACGTCCACACCTTATGTGGCCAAGATCTCTGCCCTCTGGGAGAACCCGGAATCAG GAGAGCTGATGATGAGCCTCTTGTGGTATTACAGACCAGAGCACTTACAGGGAGGCCGCAGTCCCAGCATGCACGAG CCTTTGCAGAATGAAGTCTTTGCATCGAGACATCAGGACCAGAATAGTGTGGCCTGCATTGAAGAGAAGTGCTACGTGCTGACCTTTGCTGAGTACTGCAG ATTCTGTGCCATGGCCAAGCGTCGAGGCGAGGGTCTCCCCAGCCGAAAGACAGCACTGGTGCCCCCCTCTGCGGACTACTCCACCCCGCCACACCGCACAGTGCCCGAGGACACGGACCCTGAGCTGGTGTTTCTTTGCCGCCATGTCTATGACTTCCGCCATGGCCGCATCCTCAAGAACCCACAGTAG
- the BAHD1 gene encoding bromo adjacent homology domain-containing 1 protein isoform X2, which translates to MTHTRRKSLSMLSSGPTGRQEPLQMEGSSMEQGAEGVEPGPPESPGHLMGRRKNYPLRKRPLIPEKPKACKVLLTRLENVAGPRSADEADELPPDLPKPPSPAPSSEDTGLPQPRKRRLASLNAEALNNLLLEREETSSLMGTRRSRGGDPHRSRDRDRATGGWASSKKRPRLGDLGGSRDLSPEPAPDEGARRDGDPTPKRLASLNAAAFLKLSQERELPLRPPRAHPEADGHSTEPPALRAPRPKWAKVNGKNYPKARQGAGSGEAAGPPGWQGHPEEPWPSATPRGPSSQPPYQPLSEALESPLGLRPHLPLLMGGQAALKPEPGRPGEESPAPKQELHQPSFPAPQLSPLPMPGNPADYSGLCGGPELTALGSFYLYCSQAGLRCGGYPSCSVLPEDKLSPVAAANAGLLLAPSSVPATGTHFQHPPWGSRYCSSEDTGVNGYSICEMLPPSLTHIGTTCGGCPYKMPFAAGCRSLGQLEFPLPEAGHPASPAHPLLGCPVPSVPPAAEPVPHLQTPTSEPQTVARACPQSAKPPSGSKSGLRTGSSCRHTARSKAARRPSHPKQPRVQRPRPRRRRRRRTNGWVPVGAACEKAVYVLDEPEPAIRKSYQAVERHGETIRVRDTVLLKSGPRKTSTPYVAKISALWENPESGELMMSLLWYYRPEHLQGGRSPSMHEPLQNEVFASRHQDQNSVACIEEKCYVLTFAEYCRFCAMAKRRGEGLPSRKTALVPPSADYSTPPHRTVPEDTDPELVFLCRHVYDFRHGRILKNPQ; encoded by the exons ATGACACACACTCGGAGGAAGTCTCTTTCCATGCTGAGTTCGGGCCCCACGGGCCGCCAGGAGCCCCTGCAGATGGAAGGCAGCAGTATGGAGCAGGGGGCAGAGGGTGTGGAGCCAGGTCCTCCTGAGAGCCCAGGGCACCTCATGGGGCGCCGCAAGAACTACCCACTGCGGAAGCGCCCGTTAATTCCCGAGAAGCCCAAGGCCTGCAAAGTGCTGCTGACCCGCCTGGAGAATGTGGCTGGTCCACGGAGCGCAGATGAGGCTGATGAGCTGCCCCCCGACCTGCCCAAGCCCCCTAGCCCGGCCCCATCCAGTGAGGACActggcctcccccagccccgcaaGCGGCGCCTGGCCTCCCTCAACGCTGAGGCCCTCAATAACCTGCTGCTGGAGCGGGAAGAGACCAGCAGCCTGATGGGCACCCGCCGCAGCCGAGGGGGAGACCCCCACCGCAGCCGGGACCGTGACCGGGCCACTGGAGGCTGGGCCTCCTCCAAGAAGCGGCCCCGGCTGGGGGACCTCGGAGGAAGTCGGGACCTGTCCCCAGAGCCAGCACCGGATGAAGGGGCCCGCCGAGATGGCGATCCAACTCCCAAGAGACTGGCCAGCCTGAATGCAGCTGCCTTCCTAAAGCTGAGCCAGGAGCGGGAGCTACCCCTGCGGCCGCCTCGTGCCCATCCAGAAGCAGACGGGCACTCCACTGAGCCACCAGCACTGAGGGCCCCGAGGCCAAAGTGGGCCAAGGTCAATGGCAAGAACTATCCCAAGGCCCGGCAGGGGGCTGGCTCTGGGGAGGCTGCAGGCCCACCCGGCTGGCAAGGACACCCCGAGGAGCCATGGCCATCTGCCACCCCTCGTGGGCCGTCCAGCCAGCCACCTTACCAGCCCCTGAGCGAGGCTCTAGAGAGCCCCTTGGGGCTGCGCCCTCACCTGCCCCTGCTGATGGGTGGGCAAGCAGCCTTGAAGCCGGAGCCCGGGCGCCCAGGCGAGGAGTCACCTGCCCCCAAGCAGGAACTGCACCAGCCCTCTTTCCCCGCACCCCAGCTCTCCCCGCTACCGATGCCTGGCAACCCCGCCGACTACAGTGGCCTGTGTGGTGGGCCTGAGCTCACCGCGCTAGGCAGCTTCTACCTGTACTGCAGCCAGGCCGGGCTGCGGTGTGGGGGCTACCCCTCCTGCTCCGTGCTCCCCGAGGACAAGCTGTCCCCAGTGGCTGCAGCTAACGCGGGGCTCCTCTTGGCCCCGAGCTCAGTGCCCGCCACGGGCACCCACTTCCAGCACCCTCCATGGGGTTCTCGCTACTGCTCCAGTGAGGATACTGGAGTGAATGGCTACAGCATCTGTGAAATGTTGCCCCCGTCTCTTACCCACATCGGCACTACCTGTGGCGGCTGCCCCTACAAAATGCCTTTTGCAGCAG GCTGCAGGTCCCTGGGCCAGCTGGAATTTCCTCTCCCAGAAGCCGGCCACCCTGCCTCACCTGCCCACCCCCTCTTGGGATGCCCTGTGCCCAGCGTGCCACCTGCAGCAGAGCCTGTCCCCCATCTTCAGACACCCACCTCGGAGCCCCAGACGGTAGCTCGCGCGTGCCCTCAGAGCGCCAAGCCTCCTAGCGGCTCCAAGTCAGGTCTGCGCACGGGCTCTAGCTGTAGGCACACTGCGCGGAGCAAGGCTGCCCGCAGGCCCAGCCACCCCAAGCAGCCTCGCGTCCAGCGCCCACGcccacgccgccgccgccgccgccgcactAACGGCTGGGTGCCCGTTGGGGCTGCCTGTGAGAAAGCCGTCTATGTCTTG GATGAACCGGAACCAGCCATCCGAAAGAGCTACCAGGCGGTGGAGCGGCATGGAGAGACGATCCGAGTCCGGGACACTGTCCTGCTCAAGTCAGGCCCTCGAAAGACGTCCACACCTTATGTGGCCAAGATCTCTGCCCTCTGGGAGAACCCGGAATCAG GAGAGCTGATGATGAGCCTCTTGTGGTATTACAGACCAGAGCACTTACAGGGAGGCCGCAGTCCCAGCATGCACGAG CCTTTGCAGAATGAAGTCTTTGCATCGAGACATCAGGACCAGAATAGTGTGGCCTGCATTGAAGAGAAGTGCTACGTGCTGACCTTTGCTGAGTACTGCAG ATTCTGTGCCATGGCCAAGCGTCGAGGCGAGGGTCTCCCCAGCCGAAAGACAGCACTGGTGCCCCCCTCTGCGGACTACTCCACCCCGCCACACCGCACAGTGCCCGAGGACACGGACCCTGAGCTGGTGTTTCTTTGCCGCCATGTCTATGACTTCCGCCATGGCCGCATCCTCAAGAACCCACAGTAG
- the BAHD1 gene encoding bromo adjacent homology domain-containing 1 protein isoform X3, which translates to MTHTRRKSLSMLSSGPTGRQEPLQMEGSSMEQGAEGVEPGPPESPGHLMGRRKNYPLRKRPLIPEKPKACKVLLTRLENVAGPRSADEADELPPDLPKPPSPAPSSEDTGLPQPRKRRLASLNAEALNNLLLEREETSSLMGTRRSRGGDPHRSRDRDRATGGWASSKKRPRLGDLGGSRDLSPEPAPDEGARRDGDPTPKRLASLNAAAFLKLSQERELPLRPPRAHPEADGHSTEPPALRAPRPKWAKVNGKNYPKARQGAGSGEAAGPPGWQGHPEEPWPSATPRGPSSQPPYQPLSEALESPLGLRPHLPLLMGGQAALKPEPGRPGEESPAPKQELHQPSFPAPQLSPLPMPGNPADYSGLCGGPELTALGSFYLYCSQAGLRCGGYPSCSVLPEDKLSPVAAANAGLLLAPSSVPATGTHFQHPPWGSRYCSSEDTGVNGYSICEMLPPSLTHIGTTCGGCPYKMPFAAEGCRSLGQLEFPLPEAGHPASPAHPLLGCPVPSVPPAAEPVPHLQTPTSEPQTVARACPQSAKPPSGSKSGLRTGSSCRHTARSKAARRPSHPKQPRVQRPRPRRRRRRRTNGWVPVGAACEKAVYVLDEPEPAIRKSYQAVERHGETIRVRDTVLLKSGPRKTSTPYVAKISALWENPESGELMMSLLWYYRPEHLQGGRSPSMHENEVFASRHQDQNSVACIEEKCYVLTFAEYCRFCAMAKRRGEGLPSRKTALVPPSADYSTPPHRTVPEDTDPELVFLCRHVYDFRHGRILKNPQ; encoded by the exons ATGACACACACTCGGAGGAAGTCTCTTTCCATGCTGAGTTCGGGCCCCACGGGCCGCCAGGAGCCCCTGCAGATGGAAGGCAGCAGTATGGAGCAGGGGGCAGAGGGTGTGGAGCCAGGTCCTCCTGAGAGCCCAGGGCACCTCATGGGGCGCCGCAAGAACTACCCACTGCGGAAGCGCCCGTTAATTCCCGAGAAGCCCAAGGCCTGCAAAGTGCTGCTGACCCGCCTGGAGAATGTGGCTGGTCCACGGAGCGCAGATGAGGCTGATGAGCTGCCCCCCGACCTGCCCAAGCCCCCTAGCCCGGCCCCATCCAGTGAGGACActggcctcccccagccccgcaaGCGGCGCCTGGCCTCCCTCAACGCTGAGGCCCTCAATAACCTGCTGCTGGAGCGGGAAGAGACCAGCAGCCTGATGGGCACCCGCCGCAGCCGAGGGGGAGACCCCCACCGCAGCCGGGACCGTGACCGGGCCACTGGAGGCTGGGCCTCCTCCAAGAAGCGGCCCCGGCTGGGGGACCTCGGAGGAAGTCGGGACCTGTCCCCAGAGCCAGCACCGGATGAAGGGGCCCGCCGAGATGGCGATCCAACTCCCAAGAGACTGGCCAGCCTGAATGCAGCTGCCTTCCTAAAGCTGAGCCAGGAGCGGGAGCTACCCCTGCGGCCGCCTCGTGCCCATCCAGAAGCAGACGGGCACTCCACTGAGCCACCAGCACTGAGGGCCCCGAGGCCAAAGTGGGCCAAGGTCAATGGCAAGAACTATCCCAAGGCCCGGCAGGGGGCTGGCTCTGGGGAGGCTGCAGGCCCACCCGGCTGGCAAGGACACCCCGAGGAGCCATGGCCATCTGCCACCCCTCGTGGGCCGTCCAGCCAGCCACCTTACCAGCCCCTGAGCGAGGCTCTAGAGAGCCCCTTGGGGCTGCGCCCTCACCTGCCCCTGCTGATGGGTGGGCAAGCAGCCTTGAAGCCGGAGCCCGGGCGCCCAGGCGAGGAGTCACCTGCCCCCAAGCAGGAACTGCACCAGCCCTCTTTCCCCGCACCCCAGCTCTCCCCGCTACCGATGCCTGGCAACCCCGCCGACTACAGTGGCCTGTGTGGTGGGCCTGAGCTCACCGCGCTAGGCAGCTTCTACCTGTACTGCAGCCAGGCCGGGCTGCGGTGTGGGGGCTACCCCTCCTGCTCCGTGCTCCCCGAGGACAAGCTGTCCCCAGTGGCTGCAGCTAACGCGGGGCTCCTCTTGGCCCCGAGCTCAGTGCCCGCCACGGGCACCCACTTCCAGCACCCTCCATGGGGTTCTCGCTACTGCTCCAGTGAGGATACTGGAGTGAATGGCTACAGCATCTGTGAAATGTTGCCCCCGTCTCTTACCCACATCGGCACTACCTGTGGCGGCTGCCCCTACAAAATGCCTTTTGCAGCAG AAGGCTGCAGGTCCCTGGGCCAGCTGGAATTTCCTCTCCCAGAAGCCGGCCACCCTGCCTCACCTGCCCACCCCCTCTTGGGATGCCCTGTGCCCAGCGTGCCACCTGCAGCAGAGCCTGTCCCCCATCTTCAGACACCCACCTCGGAGCCCCAGACGGTAGCTCGCGCGTGCCCTCAGAGCGCCAAGCCTCCTAGCGGCTCCAAGTCAGGTCTGCGCACGGGCTCTAGCTGTAGGCACACTGCGCGGAGCAAGGCTGCCCGCAGGCCCAGCCACCCCAAGCAGCCTCGCGTCCAGCGCCCACGcccacgccgccgccgccgccgccgcactAACGGCTGGGTGCCCGTTGGGGCTGCCTGTGAGAAAGCCGTCTATGTCTTG GATGAACCGGAACCAGCCATCCGAAAGAGCTACCAGGCGGTGGAGCGGCATGGAGAGACGATCCGAGTCCGGGACACTGTCCTGCTCAAGTCAGGCCCTCGAAAGACGTCCACACCTTATGTGGCCAAGATCTCTGCCCTCTGGGAGAACCCGGAATCAG GAGAGCTGATGATGAGCCTCTTGTGGTATTACAGACCAGAGCACTTACAGGGAGGCCGCAGTCCCAGCATGCACGAG AATGAAGTCTTTGCATCGAGACATCAGGACCAGAATAGTGTGGCCTGCATTGAAGAGAAGTGCTACGTGCTGACCTTTGCTGAGTACTGCAG ATTCTGTGCCATGGCCAAGCGTCGAGGCGAGGGTCTCCCCAGCCGAAAGACAGCACTGGTGCCCCCCTCTGCGGACTACTCCACCCCGCCACACCGCACAGTGCCCGAGGACACGGACCCTGAGCTGGTGTTTCTTTGCCGCCATGTCTATGACTTCCGCCATGGCCGCATCCTCAAGAACCCACAGTAG